The proteins below are encoded in one region of Tomitella fengzijianii:
- a CDS encoding helix-turn-helix domain-containing protein — translation MGLVAVRALRRLTERLESLQVDAARRQGWSWQAIADLLQVSRQAVHQKHGRRTHR, via the coding sequence ATCGGGCTCGTGGCCGTGCGCGCGCTGCGGCGCCTCACCGAACGGCTCGAGAGCCTGCAGGTGGATGCGGCCCGCAGGCAGGGCTGGTCCTGGCAGGCGATAGCCGACCTTCTCCAGGTCAGTCGCCAAGCAGTGCACCAGAAGCACGGCCGGCGCACGCACCGTTGA
- a CDS encoding Clp protease N-terminal domain-containing protein yields the protein MAQDEAIDLGSAQVDPRHYLLAMLLAAEPPVRRVLEDAGFTVEQVRDDIRTADATVHDAAQDRPGTALNAEDVDALRSIGIDLDAVRESIEAQFGPEALSDEVAADDPAPDAGLRDEERPSERGRGRPGDRRHPDGDCGHGHGRGGPHGRRGRGRRGGGRFGRVRLDADAKRSLQSGLGHAVRERAGEITGAYLLLGVLSGASGPTKRLIETRTTTEALADRVKASMGSAA from the coding sequence GTGGCGCAGGATGAGGCGATCGACCTGGGAAGCGCCCAGGTGGACCCTCGGCACTACCTGCTCGCGATGCTGCTCGCGGCGGAACCGCCCGTGCGGAGAGTGCTCGAGGACGCGGGATTCACGGTGGAGCAGGTGCGCGACGATATCCGTACCGCCGACGCGACTGTGCACGACGCGGCGCAGGACCGGCCGGGGACGGCGCTGAACGCCGAGGACGTGGATGCGCTTCGCTCGATCGGAATCGATCTGGACGCGGTGCGTGAAAGCATCGAGGCGCAGTTCGGACCGGAAGCGCTCTCCGACGAGGTCGCCGCTGATGATCCGGCGCCCGACGCGGGCTTGCGGGACGAAGAGCGTCCGTCGGAACGCGGACGGGGGAGGCCGGGCGATCGACGGCACCCCGACGGCGATTGCGGCCACGGCCACGGCCGCGGCGGGCCGCACGGTCGCCGGGGCAGGGGCCGGCGCGGCGGCGGGCGCTTCGGCAGGGTTCGCTTGGACGCGGACGCGAAGAGATCTTTGCAATCCGGGTTGGGTCACGCCGTCCGTGAGCGGGCGGGGGAGATCACCGGCGCATACCTGTTGTTGGGGGTGCTGTCCGGCGCGTCGGGGCCTACCAAGCGGCTCATCGAAACCCGTACGACGACGGAAGCGCTGGCCGACCGAGTGAAGGCCTCGATGGGTTCCGCTGCGTGA
- a CDS encoding phage holin family protein — MSFGVRLVSNAVAIWVATYLLAGISLDTDQHDTATAVLVFLGVALVFTVVNLIIKPIVMVLSLPLLILTLGIFYFVVNALMLMFTAWLSQEFGWGFEVEGFGTALLGAIVISIVNMILSVLIPDRR, encoded by the coding sequence ATCAGTTTCGGAGTGCGCCTCGTCAGCAACGCGGTCGCCATCTGGGTGGCGACCTATCTGCTGGCCGGCATCTCGCTCGACACCGACCAGCACGACACGGCGACGGCCGTCCTGGTGTTCCTCGGGGTCGCCCTGGTGTTCACGGTGGTCAACCTGATCATCAAGCCGATAGTCATGGTGCTGTCCCTGCCGCTGCTGATCCTGACGCTGGGGATCTTCTACTTCGTGGTGAACGCGTTGATGCTCATGTTCACCGCGTGGCTGTCGCAGGAGTTCGGCTGGGGCTTCGAAGTCGAGGGATTCGGCACCGCCCTGCTCGGCGCCATCGTGATCTCGATCGTCAACATGATCCTGTCGGTTCTGATCCCCGATCGTCGCTGA
- a CDS encoding 1,4-dihydroxy-2-naphthoate polyprenyltransferase yields MATIADWIEGARPKTLPNAIAPVVAGTGAAASIDGFVWWKALLALVVAVALIIGVNFANDYSDGIRGTDDERVGPMRLVGSGAARPGAVKLAAFACFGVAGIAGVALSLVSAWWLIIVGILCVLGAWFYTGGSKPYGYAGFGEIAVFVFFGLVAVLGTEFVQAGRVDWAGIACAVAVGCFSSAVLVTNNLRDIDSDGETGKTTLAVTLGDARTRVLFMVLMAVPFAATVALAFRSPWALFAVIALPLAARAAAPVRTGADGMALIPALRDTGLAMLAWSVATGLALGLA; encoded by the coding sequence ATGGCCACCATCGCCGACTGGATCGAGGGCGCACGCCCCAAGACACTTCCCAACGCCATCGCGCCCGTCGTCGCCGGTACCGGAGCGGCCGCGTCCATCGACGGCTTCGTGTGGTGGAAGGCGCTGCTGGCACTCGTCGTCGCCGTTGCACTGATCATCGGCGTCAACTTCGCCAACGACTACTCGGACGGCATCCGCGGCACGGACGACGAGCGTGTCGGTCCCATGCGGCTCGTCGGTTCCGGCGCCGCCCGGCCGGGCGCCGTGAAGCTCGCCGCGTTCGCGTGCTTCGGCGTCGCCGGGATCGCGGGTGTCGCCCTCTCGCTCGTCAGCGCGTGGTGGCTGATCATCGTCGGCATCCTGTGCGTGCTCGGCGCCTGGTTCTACACCGGCGGCTCCAAGCCTTACGGGTACGCCGGTTTCGGCGAGATCGCGGTGTTCGTGTTCTTCGGTCTGGTGGCGGTGCTCGGCACCGAGTTCGTCCAGGCGGGCCGCGTCGACTGGGCGGGGATCGCCTGTGCGGTGGCGGTCGGCTGTTTCTCGAGCGCCGTGCTGGTCACCAACAACCTCCGCGACATCGATTCCGACGGCGAGACCGGCAAGACCACCCTCGCCGTCACCCTGGGTGACGCACGGACGCGGGTGCTCTTCATGGTGCTGATGGCGGTGCCCTTCGCGGCCACCGTCGCGCTCGCATTCCGCAGTCCATGGGCTCTCTTCGCCGTGATCGCCCTGCCCCTCGCCGCCCGCGCCGCCGCACCGGTGCGTACCGGCGCCGACGGCATGGCGCTCATCCCCGCGCTCCGCGACACGGGTCTGGCGATGCTCGCCTGGTCGGTCGCCACCGGCCTCGCGCTCGGACTCGCATAG
- a CDS encoding MarR family winged helix-turn-helix transcriptional regulator has translation MPDSPHDQNATAVADPTTSDARSLRVWRDMLFAHSIIVQELGEELAEQAGLTLAQYDVLLRLRDSADGAMRMGELAEGVLVTTSGLTRVVDKLESAGLVERVRLSTDRRGVRVSLTGAGRDRLRDAARVHREGIRRHFTRHITDDELPALESFFSRLFTEARGMPAVESLPMPAMPPRC, from the coding sequence GTGCCCGACTCCCCACACGACCAGAACGCGACCGCGGTCGCCGACCCGACGACCTCCGATGCGAGGTCGCTGCGCGTGTGGCGAGACATGCTGTTCGCCCACAGCATCATCGTCCAGGAACTGGGCGAAGAACTGGCGGAGCAAGCCGGCCTGACCCTGGCGCAATACGACGTGCTGCTGCGCCTGCGGGACAGCGCCGACGGCGCCATGCGCATGGGGGAACTCGCCGAGGGCGTCCTCGTGACCACCAGCGGTCTCACCCGTGTCGTCGACAAGCTCGAATCGGCAGGCCTCGTCGAACGCGTGCGACTGAGCACCGATCGCCGCGGGGTCCGCGTCTCCCTCACCGGCGCCGGCCGCGATCGGCTCCGCGACGCCGCACGCGTCCACCGCGAGGGAATCAGACGGCACTTCACGCGGCACATCACCGACGACGAGCTCCCCGCACTGGAGAGCTTCTTCTCGCGGTTGTTCACTGAAGCACGCGGGATGCCCGCCGTCGAGTCGCTGCCGATGCCCGCAATGCCGCCGCGGTGTTGA
- a CDS encoding BTAD domain-containing putative transcriptional regulator, producing the protein MDDGIAQAEAAWAADAVVAVLGPVSVLRDGGLVPVPGRRPRTLLAALALDPGRFTSASSLIDEVWGDALPRDPMNALHTQLSRLRALLPDDVLEQGPAGYRLALARSGVDLSAAEDRIVGAEAAALRGEAAPALVLLDRIGGLMRGVPGDDLPDGPVRDALRASASRLRKRAEVVYIDGAIAAGRHADALPLLREHCESRPLDEPAHAKLMRVLAETGRGNEAVALYAKLRSRLADGLGTDPSEELSAVHLAILRGELGGVPDGGGDAPTESAAPWSIGLRAEPNALIGRDADLAAVHALLGSSRVVTIVGPGGTGKTRLANRVGTTRTEHSRVALVELVGVRSDEDVAAAVAGTLGLGDADLADRLLTDPVARRQSRAATDPRDRLRQSLTSTPTLLILDNCEQVVGACAELVADLTASCPHLTVLATSRIPLMISAEWTYPLAPLPVAQGDPGRRDPAAASPATELFAARARAVRPSVRLDDAAVARLCTALDGLPLAIELAAARVRTMSVEQINERLSDRFALLNGGDRAAPRRHRTLHAVIDWSWNLLGRREQDAMRRLCFFPGGFGIDAARHVIGHGDEGADGDGAVSVDDAITALVEQSMLEVAETDEPSGLRYHMLETVREFGLRRLESEPGEHDEVESRFCEWAAELSTRATMQIIHGGTAESMLEIEVEHENLVFVLRAGLEAGRTPVVLPVFAVLAAYWSIRGSHPEAALWGGRVQEHWSELEARDRRLGRERMAWARDEAIDTDVLYVVLLIVFGYQLVLNDRRAIARTRGRIRTLLRMRPPIGAEVGFLVRMATVTKPVQLGRMFARGVRSADPGVRAIAHSFRANTHENSGHWAEARRDAVLALDLARQRGDRWSEGMSAQMLGQLSGQAGRHSEAVDYYRLAARVLWEVHAYEESIQIRGFIAAALVGAGNPEAGRREALAARGIGEVVGASAPGGRHPDSQYRASIAAALAEAALAEGDVDRGMRRYWEAVTDGIGVHGTDQSAAVDPHMGLLIAAATCAHAEGGDASRACELARILARGVVPRLTAGLAGSRESVVDLPVTAAILLAMTVAEFVGHSAGGDAEAALFAWELALASRAHARQDYPSMRLGRWTDVARIAAGDAEVEAARRRAARLVRPALVRELVAALGRDRPALG; encoded by the coding sequence GTGGATGACGGGATTGCACAGGCGGAGGCGGCGTGGGCCGCGGATGCGGTCGTCGCCGTCCTGGGTCCGGTGTCGGTGCTGCGGGACGGTGGCCTCGTTCCCGTGCCCGGTCGGCGCCCGCGCACGCTGCTGGCGGCCTTGGCCCTGGATCCCGGCCGATTCACCAGCGCGTCGTCGTTGATCGACGAGGTCTGGGGCGATGCATTGCCCCGGGATCCGATGAACGCCCTGCACACTCAGCTGTCCCGGCTGCGCGCGCTGCTCCCGGACGATGTGCTGGAACAAGGCCCGGCCGGATACCGGCTGGCACTGGCGCGCAGCGGGGTTGACCTGTCCGCTGCGGAGGACAGGATCGTCGGCGCGGAGGCGGCGGCCCTGCGTGGCGAAGCGGCCCCGGCGCTGGTGCTGCTCGACCGCATCGGCGGACTGATGCGCGGCGTTCCCGGCGATGATCTGCCGGACGGCCCTGTGCGCGATGCGCTGCGGGCGTCCGCATCCCGGCTGCGGAAGCGCGCAGAGGTGGTGTACATCGACGGTGCGATCGCAGCGGGCAGGCACGCGGATGCATTGCCGCTACTGCGTGAACACTGTGAGAGCCGGCCGCTGGATGAGCCGGCGCACGCGAAGCTGATGCGCGTGCTCGCGGAGACGGGCCGTGGAAACGAGGCGGTCGCGCTGTACGCGAAGCTCCGCTCGAGGCTGGCGGACGGGCTCGGTACCGACCCGTCCGAAGAGCTGAGTGCCGTGCACCTGGCGATCCTGCGCGGCGAACTTGGCGGCGTGCCGGACGGCGGCGGTGACGCGCCCACGGAGTCGGCGGCGCCGTGGTCGATCGGGCTGCGTGCGGAGCCGAACGCGCTCATCGGGCGCGATGCGGACCTGGCCGCGGTGCACGCGCTCCTCGGGTCGTCGCGCGTCGTCACCATCGTGGGGCCCGGCGGGACGGGCAAGACCCGGCTGGCCAACAGGGTCGGCACGACCCGGACGGAGCACAGCCGGGTGGCGCTGGTGGAGCTGGTCGGGGTGCGCAGCGATGAGGACGTGGCGGCCGCCGTCGCGGGGACGCTGGGCCTGGGTGACGCCGACCTCGCCGACAGGCTTTTGACCGACCCGGTGGCGCGCAGGCAGTCGCGCGCGGCGACAGACCCGAGGGACCGGCTCAGGCAGTCGTTGACATCCACTCCGACGCTGCTGATTCTGGACAACTGCGAACAGGTCGTCGGCGCATGCGCCGAACTCGTGGCCGACCTCACCGCGTCGTGCCCGCACCTGACCGTTCTCGCCACGAGCCGTATCCCGCTGATGATCTCCGCGGAGTGGACGTACCCGCTGGCGCCGTTGCCGGTGGCGCAGGGGGACCCGGGCCGCCGCGACCCGGCGGCCGCGTCTCCGGCCACGGAACTGTTCGCCGCGCGTGCGCGTGCGGTGCGGCCTTCGGTACGGCTCGACGACGCGGCCGTAGCGCGGCTGTGCACTGCGTTGGACGGGCTTCCGCTGGCGATCGAACTCGCTGCGGCGCGTGTCCGCACGATGAGTGTGGAACAGATCAACGAGCGCCTGAGCGATCGTTTCGCGCTGCTCAACGGCGGTGATCGGGCGGCACCGCGACGTCATCGCACGTTGCACGCGGTGATCGACTGGAGCTGGAACCTCCTCGGCCGCCGCGAGCAGGACGCGATGCGGCGGCTCTGCTTCTTCCCCGGAGGCTTCGGAATCGACGCCGCGCGCCACGTGATCGGCCACGGCGACGAGGGCGCGGATGGCGACGGGGCGGTCTCGGTCGACGACGCGATCACGGCGCTTGTCGAGCAGTCCATGCTGGAGGTCGCCGAGACGGACGAGCCGTCGGGGCTGAGGTACCACATGCTGGAGACGGTGCGCGAGTTCGGTTTGCGCCGGCTCGAATCCGAGCCCGGCGAACACGACGAGGTGGAGTCCCGGTTCTGCGAGTGGGCCGCGGAGCTGTCCACCCGGGCCACGATGCAGATCATCCACGGCGGAACAGCCGAGTCCATGCTGGAGATCGAAGTCGAGCACGAGAATCTGGTCTTCGTCCTGCGTGCGGGCCTGGAAGCGGGGCGGACGCCGGTCGTGCTGCCGGTGTTCGCCGTGCTCGCGGCGTACTGGTCCATCCGCGGCTCGCACCCGGAGGCGGCACTGTGGGGCGGGCGCGTGCAGGAGCACTGGTCCGAGCTCGAGGCTCGCGACCGGCGCCTGGGGCGGGAGCGGATGGCGTGGGCACGTGACGAGGCGATCGACACCGATGTGCTGTACGTGGTCCTTCTCATCGTCTTCGGCTACCAGCTCGTCCTCAACGATCGTCGCGCCATCGCACGGACACGCGGACGCATCCGCACCCTGCTGCGCATGAGGCCGCCTATCGGTGCGGAAGTCGGCTTCCTCGTGCGGATGGCGACGGTGACGAAGCCGGTGCAGCTGGGGCGGATGTTCGCGCGTGGCGTGCGGTCCGCCGACCCGGGGGTGCGTGCTATCGCCCATTCCTTCCGCGCCAACACGCACGAGAATTCCGGCCACTGGGCCGAGGCCCGGCGTGACGCGGTGCTGGCACTGGACCTTGCCCGGCAGCGGGGCGACCGGTGGAGCGAGGGGATGTCCGCCCAGATGCTCGGCCAGCTTTCCGGCCAGGCAGGTCGCCACAGCGAGGCCGTGGACTATTACCGGCTCGCCGCGCGGGTCCTGTGGGAGGTGCACGCCTACGAGGAGAGCATCCAGATCCGCGGCTTCATCGCGGCGGCGCTCGTCGGCGCCGGCAACCCGGAGGCGGGCCGGCGCGAGGCCCTCGCCGCGCGCGGTATCGGCGAGGTCGTGGGGGCGTCGGCGCCGGGTGGACGGCACCCCGACTCGCAGTACCGGGCGTCGATCGCCGCGGCCTTGGCGGAGGCGGCCCTGGCGGAAGGCGACGTGGACCGCGGCATGCGCCGGTACTGGGAGGCCGTGACGGACGGCATCGGGGTGCACGGCACCGATCAGTCGGCGGCTGTCGATCCGCACATGGGCCTTTTGATCGCGGCGGCCACCTGTGCGCATGCGGAAGGCGGAGACGCGTCGCGCGCGTGCGAGCTCGCGCGGATACTGGCTCGCGGAGTGGTGCCGAGGCTCACCGCGGGCCTCGCGGGATCGAGGGAATCGGTGGTCGATCTGCCCGTCACCGCCGCGATTCTGCTCGCGATGACCGTGGCGGAGTTCGTCGGTCACAGCGCAGGCGGGGACGCCGAAGCCGCCCTTTTCGCGTGGGAGTTGGCGTTGGCGTCGCGGGCGCACGCGCGGCAGGACTACCCGTCGATGCGGCTGGGCAGGTGGACGGACGTCGCCCGGATCGCCGCGGGCGATGCGGAGGTCGAGGCCGCACGTCGTCGAGCAGCGCGCCTGGTGCGGCCCGCGCTGGTCCGGGAGCTGGTGGCAGCTTTGGGCCGCGACCGGCCCGCACTCGGATGA